Genomic window (Acidobacteriota bacterium):
TCACCATCGACGTGCATGTGCGGTCAGCCAAAGCCCCCCCCAAGACCTATGGATCCTCTGGGTACAAGGTTGTCGCGGACCCAGCGAAGAAGCCGCTCGTCAGCCGGCGACTGAGGCCCGAAGGATCTTCAGTTCCACAGCCCGGCTACATTCCCAAGCAGATCCGCGACGACTACTATGAGGCATGTCTCATTCGGGATCTCAGTCCCAAGGCGGCGGCCACGCTGGCGCGTCGGTGTCTGCAGGGGATTATCCGGGACTTCTGGGGCGTCACCAAGAACACCTTGGCGGCGGAGATCACCGCGCTGAAGGGGCAGATCGACGAGCCCCTTTGGGACGCCATAGACGGCCTCCGCAAGGTGGGCAACATCGGTGCGCACATGGGCCATGACGTCGACA
Coding sequences:
- a CDS encoding DUF4145 domain-containing protein; amino-acid sequence: MSEIAFYAKEPHPFSKHGELLLSWAAVRCPNLECNDFTIDVHVRSAKAPPKTYGSSGYKVVADPAKKPLVSRRLRPEGSSVPQPGYIPKQIRDDYYEACLIRDLSPKAAATLARRCLQGIIRDFWGVTKNTLAAEITALKGQIDEPLWDAIDGLRKVGNIGAHMGHDVDKIIEIEPEEVAKLIGLIEILFKECYVARHERENSLRAIAALGSEKAKEQKK